In a genomic window of Scheffersomyces stipitis CBS 6054 chromosome 4, complete sequence:
- a CDS encoding predicted protein (go_function pseudouridylate synthase activity~go_process tRNA processing) codes for KNVQPVTVYDDQIDDSVYKRDQKSKWTRVRKADKHEVDDVKRTRNEEASERLLTFNSSEFTPLVDSDGKPLPKSERKPKRKVAVMIGYCGTGYNGMQLQNDPKIPTIERDLYEAFAAAGAVSPENAMDIKKSGFMRAARTDKGVHAAGNVISLKLIIEDPEILAKINEKLPDQIRIWGIQRVTKSFDCRKMCSSRVYEYLLPTYSLLPPKPKTVLSDLVVKKRSEEPGVLRDDEEGDVWWKETRKAILEEGPFTEEELDDVQNQIQDETVSTKTYDENGSITEFGKIIRAIKNIENKRRRAYTVSTERLELFRQAMKQYEGTHNFHNFTIGKAFKDPSSKRFMKETTVSDPFIIEGTEWVSIKIHGQSFMLHQIRKMIAMAVLVIRTGCPISRIHDCFSSTKINIPKAPALGLLLENPVYEAYNQTLQKNDYEPIDFDKYEAEMDKFKMKYIYDKIYAEENKENVFYGFFGFIDTF; via the exons AAAAACGTCCAGCCAGTCACCGTTTATGATGATCAGATTGATGACCTGGTTTACAAGAGAGATCAGAAATCCAAATGGACGCGTGTTCGTAAGGCCGACAAGCATGAGGTTGATGACGTCAAGCGGACGCGTAATGAAGAAGCATCGGAGAGAC TACTAACATTTAATAGCTCGGAGTTCACTCCTCTCGTAGACTCAGACGGCAAGCCTTTGCCAAAGTCTGAAAGAAAACcgaaaagaaaagttgcTGTCATGATTGGTTACTGTGGAACTGGCTACAATGGAATGCAGTTGCAGAACGATCCCAAGATTCCCACCATTGAAAGAGACTTATACGAAGCCTTTGCAGCCGCTGGTGCTGTTTCCCCAGAGAATGCCATGgacatcaagaagtctgGTTTCATGAGAGCTGCCAGAACCGATAAGGGAGTTCATGCTGCTGGAAATGTCATTTCATTAAAGTTGATTATTGAAGATCCAGAAATTTTGGccaagatcaacgagaAGTTGCCTGACCAGATCAGAATATGGGGCATTCAGCGTGTTACCAAGTCTTTTGATTGTCGCAAAATGTGTTCTTCCAGAGTGTACGAATACTTGTTGCCTACATATTCATTACTTCCACCTAAACCTAAGACTGTGTTGAGTGATTTGGTTGTCAAGAAACGTCTGGAAGAACCAGGTGTTCTTagagatgatgaagaggGTGATGTTTGGTggaaagaaacaagaaaagcaatcttggaagaaggtCCTTtcactgaagaagaacttgatgatgttcAGAACCAGATTCAAGATGAGACTGTTTCCACCAAGACTTACGATGAAAACGGATCAATCACCGAGTTCGGAAAAATAATCAGAGCCATCAAAAACattgaaaacaaaagaagaagagcatACACAGTCAGCACTGAACGTCTTGAACTCTTCCGCCAAGCTATGAAGCAATATGAAGGCACTCACAACTTCCACAACTTTACTATTGGAAAGGCTTTCAAGGATCCTTCTTCTAAAAGATTCATGAAGGAAACCACTGTATCTGATCCTTTCATCATTGAAGGTACAGAATGGGTTTCTATTAAGATTCATGGACAATCTTTCATGCTTCATCAGATAAGAAAGATGATAGCCATGGCAGTTCTTGTGATCCGTACTGGTTGTCCGATCTCTCGTATCCACGACTGCTTCTCATCcaccaagatcaacatTCCTAAGGCACCTGCATTAGGTTTGCTCTTGGAAAATCCAGTCTATGAAGCTTACAACCAGACTTTGCAAAAGAATGATTATGAGCCTATCGACTTCGACAAGTACGAAGCGGAAATGGACAAATTTAAGATGAAGTATATCTACGACAAGATCTATGCGGAggaaaataaagaaaatgtaTTTTATGGCTTCTTTGGCTTTATTGATACTTTC
- the HRR25 gene encoding casein kinase I (go_function protein kinase activity; ATP binding~go_process protein amino acid phosphorylation) codes for MDLRVGKKYRIGRKIGSGSFGDIYLGTNIISGEEVAIKLENTKAKHPQLEYEAKVYKALSGGVGIPFVRWYGTECDYNAMVIDLLGPSLEDLFNYCNRKFTYKTVLLLADQLICRIEYIHARCFIHRDIKPDNFLMGIGRRGSQVNVIDFGLAKKYRDPRTHLHIPYRENKNLTGTARYASVNTHLGIEQSRRDDLESLGYVLIYFCRGSLPWQGLKAATKRQKYDRIMEKKMTTPNNILTKGLPSEFLDYMNYIKTLRFDDKPDYPYLRKLFRDLFKRENYRYDYVFDWTLYKFQQEKQRNSGKITDAEQDQNQNPSQNQNQQNPTSQLPQSQPQQQIASPQQQQQPQSQQQAQPQDQQLTPQQRLGLQKRALALQQQQAQHQQASYNATRNNIGSPYDQDKAKIAPQQGGNPAWL; via the exons ATGGACTTGAGAGTCGGCAAGAAGTACCGGATCGGTCGTAAGATCGGATCGGGCTCCTTCGGAGACATCTACTTGGGCACAAACATCATTTCCGGCGAAGAAGTAGccatcaagttggaaaatACAAAAGCCAAACATCCACAGCTTGAATACGAAGCCAAAGTGTACAAGGCTCTTAGTGGAGGAGTAGGTATCCCGTTTGTCAGATGGTACGGCACGGAGTGTGACTATAATGCCATGGTGATTGACTTGTTGGGTCCATCGTTAGAGGATTTGTTCAACTACTGTAACCGTAAATTCACGTACAAGACCGTTCTTTTGCTTGCAGACCAGTTGATCTGCCGTATTGAGTACATCCACGCCAGATGCTTCATCCACCGTGATATCAAACCcgacaacttcttgatgggaattggaagaagaggctCTCAAGTGAATGTGATTGATTTTGGCCTTGCCAAGAAGTACAGAGATCCCAGAACTCACTTGCACATCCCCTACAGggaaaacaagaatttgacTGGTACGGCCAGATACGCTTCTGTTAATACACATTTGGGCATTGAGCAGTCAAGAAGAGACGACTTGGAGTCCTTGGGATATGTCTTAATATATTTCTGTCGTGGCTCTTTGCCATGGCAAGGCTTGAAGGCTGCTACCAAGAGACAGAAGTACGACAGAATtatggagaagaaaatgacgaCTCCAAACAACATTTTGACTAAGGGATTACCCTCAGAGTTTTTGGATTACATGAACTACATCAAGACGTTGAGATTCGACGACAAGCCTGACTACCCTTACTTAAGAAAGTTGTTCCGCGACTTGTTCAAGCGTGAGAACTACCGTTACGACTATGTTTTCGACTGGACGTTGTACAAGTTCCAGCAAGAGAAGCAGAGAAATCTGGGAAAGATCACTGACGCTGAACAAGACCAAAACCAGAATCCAAGCCAGaaccaaaatcaacaaaaccCAACTTCACAGCTTCCACAATCTCAGCCACAGCAACAAATCGCATCCccacaacaacagcaacaacctcaatcacaacaacaagcacAACCACAGGATCAACAACTCACTCCTCAGCAGCGTTTGGGCTTACAGAAGAGAGCATTAGCAttgcagcagcagcaggCCCAACACCAGCAAGCT TCGTACAATGCCACACGCAATAACATTGGCTCTCCTTATGACCAGGATAAAGCCAAGATCGCCCCTCAGCAGGGAGGAAACCCAGCATGGCTTTAA
- a CDS encoding predicted protein, which yields MSTTRSQQVITLATVASLNNLSEVSNSTEKKPVWKEFGVYLEKRIEAHRNPDLATQDSAVHSSYIALSQPDSSYLAQNVRYKICHSCQRPIGEASLRGHYSRCVEMKHKKQIVEPASDASDAGTTSAGTKRKRARNNANALLDLDPSSVDSSRNSTPVPGTPLSAAGSATNNSARPKKKYKKSQTQREKEAANAAAAAAAAAEKKEPGSNVSSTAGSKKKKQPKPKTAAKPKGPVDVEKQCGVPLPSGGFCARSLTCKTHSMGAKRAVIGRSAPYDVLLQQYQKRNQAKIAASNALAAQRRENAAFHGEGADDHGDTSTNYNKVLDPDEETHLVLEGLSKNNPMPLERKIILPVRHRHRFLAAREFYANSLIINQNNQQSTQASGGQSTEQTLANQAISGSIGGLQGRCALINVDAPAANTDSPTQSFSAIPGEMYQVRAPSKAILMTAQHNSMQQQAFQQQLAKYQQQQQAQLHLLRQRQARALQQQQQQQQLSQQQQPRVQS from the coding sequence ATGTCCACCACGCGCTCGCAACAAGTGATCACATTAGCTACGGTCGCATCTCTCAACAACCTTTCAGAAGTCTCCAATAGCACAGAAAAAAAACCGGTGTGGAAGGAGTTTGGCGTGTACTTGGAAAAGCGCATCGAAGCCCATCGTAACCCGGACCTCGCCACACAAGACTCAGCTGTCCACCTGAGCTACATTGCCCTTTCGCAGCCAGACTCTAGTTACTTGGCCCAGAACGTTCGCTACAAGATCTGCCATCTGTGCCAACGTCCGATTGGCGAGGCAAGTCTCCGAGGCCATTACTCTCGGTGCGTAGAAATGAAACATAAAAAACAAATCGTAGAGCCTGCCAGCGACGCCAGCGATGCTGGAACTACGTCAGCAGGTACCAAACGTAAGAGAGCTAGGAACAATGCAAACGCACTTCTAGATCTCGACCCACTGTCAGTGGACTCATCACGGAATTCGACCCCAGTGCCCGGAACTCCTCTTCTGGCTGCTGGTTCAGCTACGAATAACAGTGCTAgacccaagaagaagtataaGAAGTCGCAGActcaaagagaaaaggaagcAGCTAATGCTGCAGCGGCTGCAGCGGCTGCTGCtgagaagaaagagccCGGTTCCAACGTTTCTTCGACTGCCGGCtctaagaagaagaaacagccCAAGCCAAAAACCGCAGCCAAGCCCAAGGGTCCCGTAGATGTAGAGAAGCAGTGTGGAGTTCCGCTTCCGTCTGGTGGCTTCTGTGCTCGTTCCTTAACTTGTAAGACCCACTCCATGGGAGCCAAAAGAGCCGTTATCGGCAGAAGTGCTCCATACGATGTGCTCTTGCAACAGTACCAGAAACGGAACCAGGCCAAGATTGCTGCTAGCAACGCTTTGGCCGCTCAAAGGCGTGAAAACGCAGCATTTCACGGTGAAGGGGCAGATGATCATGGGGACACAAGTACTAACTATAACAAGGTTCTTGATCCCGACGAAGAAACGCATTTGGTGCTTGAGGGATTATCCAAGAATAACCCCATGCCGCTAGAACGTAAGATAATCTTACCTGTAAGACATCGTCACCGGTTCTTGGCTGCAAGAGAATTCTATGCCAATTCGCTCATAATTAACCAGAACAACCAGCAGAGTACTCAGGCTTCCGGAGGCCAGTCTACAGAGCAAACCTTGGCTAACCAGGCTATCTCTGGTTCTATAGGTGGACTCCAAGGCCGTTGTGCTTTAATCAACGTCGATGCCCCTGCTGCCAACACCGACTCTCCCACACAGTCGTTCAGTGCAATTCCTGGCGAAATGTACCAGGTGCGAGCTCCTCTGAAAGCCATCTTGATGACGGCGCAACACAACTCTATGCAACAACAGGCGTTCCAGCAGCAGTTGGCCAAgtaccagcagcagcaacaggcGCAGTTGCATTTGTTGAGACAGAGACAGGCTCGTGCtcttcaacagcaacaacagcagcaacaattatctcagcaacagcagcctCGTGTTCAGCTGTAG
- a CDS encoding predicted protein (go_function protein kinase activity; ATP binding~go_process protein amino acid phosphorylation), with protein FELGRILGKGKLGKVYCAKHKQSGYVVALKVMSKNDLVSLKLEKNFRREIEIQSNVFHEKISRLYGYFHDHKNVYLILEYSVHGELYQHLKEQKRFSNTTASHYIYQVAQALDYLHSKNVIHRDIKPENILLSLNNCIKLSDFGWSVKQNASRKKRLTICGTLDYLPPEMIESREHDFYVDIWSLGILCYEFLVGKPPFEETDKNATYRRIVKVDLRFPDYVDEDAKDLIIKLLQKSPSSRMSLQEVFEHPWIIKNKPYW; from the coding sequence TTTGAGCTAGGTCGTATTCTCGGTAAAGGAAAGCTAGGCAAAGTATACTGCGCCAAACATAAACAGTCCGGTTATGTAGTAGCGCTCAAGGTGATGTCCAAAAACGATTTGGTCAGTCTCAAGCTCGAGAAAAACTTCCGCCGTGAGATCGAGATCCAGTCTAATGTGTTCCATGAGAAGATCTCTCGGCTTTACGGCTACTTCCACGATCACAAAAATGTGTATCTCATTCTTGAGTACTCAGTTCATGGTGAATTGTACCAGCATCTTAAAGAACAAAAGAGATTTTCAAACACAACAGCACTGCATTATATCTATCAAGTGGCCCAGGCACTCGACTACTTGCATTCGAAGAATGTCATCCATCGTGACATCAAGCCAGAGAATATTTTACTTTCACTTAATAACTGTATCAAGCTCAGTGATTTCGGCTGGTCCGTAAAACAAAACGCCTCGCGTAAAAAGCGACTAACCATCTGTGGAACGCTCGATTATTTACCTCCAGAAATGATTGAATCACGGGAACACGATTTCTACGTAGATATCTGGTCACTTGGTATTCTTTGCTACGAGTTCCTTGTAGGTAAACCACCGTTTGAAGAAACCGATAAAAATGCCACTTACCGTCGTATCGTCAAAGTAGATTTGCGATTCCCTGACtatgttgatgaagatgcCAAAGACTTGATCATCAAGTTGCTACAGAAGTCGCCCAGCAGTCGGATGTCGTTGCAGGAGGTGTTTGAGCATCCGTGGATTATAAAAAACAAACCATACTGG
- a CDS encoding probable viral-related protein (protein is highly expressed but a mix-up of various motifs), translating to MGIKDRVKRASKIFSSESKEELQKAIEKKEEPVAQKGEEAEAAAEDTAANAEEEVADKTEEPVAEAENAAEDVEAPVEEAVAEPVEAAEDVAAEAEDVAEGAAGEAKDTAEEGVAAVEESKASKGEKAKADIKDASAKVEKATKNDFFKKLLSKFKKPASATKN from the coding sequence ATGGGTATTAAAGACAGAGTAAAGAGAGCTTCCAAGATATTCTCTTCGGAATCCAAGGaggaattgcaaaaagccatcgaaaagaaggaagagcCTGTTGCTCAGAAGGGcgaagaagcagaagctgCTGCCGAAGATACCGCCGCCAACGCCGAAGAGGAAGTTGCCGACAAGACAGAAGAGCCTGTTGCTGAAGCCGAAAATGCTGCTGAAGACGTAGAAGCTCCAGTAGAGGAAGCCGTAGCAGAGCCAGTTGAAGCAGCCGAAGATGTCGCagctgaagctgaagatgtCGCAGAAGGGGCCGCTGGTGAAGCAAAGGACACGGCTGAAGAAGGCGTGGCtgcagttgaagaaagcaagGCCCTGAAGGGCGAGAAGGCCAAGGCAGACATCAAGGATGCCTCAGCCAAGGTTGAAAAGGCCACCAAGaatgacttcttcaagaaactcttgagcaagttcaagaagccAGCATCTGCCACCAAGAACTAG